One region of Salinibacterium sp. TMP30 genomic DNA includes:
- a CDS encoding diaminopropionate ammonia-lyase — protein sequence MVTSTSDSTAGWYSNPAARSWRTEPVRLDMREFHNSLPGYAPTPLTPLPEAAAILKVGAVFVKDESQRLGLPAFKILGASYAISRALSARLGAPGVAYSLDELRKRLGADSALSLAAATDGNHGRAVAHVANLLGLPATIYVPAEVSRAAMDAIRSEGATLIELSVPYDDVVKYARNATVGDAVLIQDSSWRGYEEIPQWVVDGYDTLFAEIDEQLRSAGIERLDLIVVPSGVGSFAQAALRHYRSTEHTPSVLSVEPDTASSVTTSLRAGRITPVSTADTVMTGLNCGTVSELAWPILLAGLDASVTVTDSEALAAVHDLASHGVDSGPCGASTLAGARAVLIDPDRRAELGITDDAVVVLLSTEGRAANPKAP from the coding sequence ATGGTCACCTCAACATCTGACAGCACAGCAGGCTGGTACTCGAACCCGGCCGCGCGCTCATGGCGCACCGAGCCCGTGCGTTTAGACATGCGCGAGTTTCACAACTCCCTGCCCGGCTACGCTCCGACGCCCCTTACTCCGCTGCCGGAAGCGGCAGCAATACTGAAGGTCGGGGCAGTTTTCGTTAAGGACGAATCGCAGCGTCTCGGTTTGCCGGCGTTTAAGATTCTGGGTGCCTCCTACGCGATCTCCCGCGCGCTGTCAGCCCGGTTGGGTGCTCCTGGCGTTGCCTACTCGCTCGACGAGCTTCGCAAACGCCTCGGCGCTGACTCTGCGCTGTCGCTTGCTGCGGCGACAGACGGTAATCATGGCCGGGCCGTGGCCCACGTCGCGAACTTGCTTGGGCTGCCCGCCACTATCTATGTGCCCGCAGAGGTATCTCGGGCCGCGATGGATGCGATTCGTTCGGAAGGCGCGACGCTGATTGAACTTAGTGTGCCCTACGACGATGTTGTTAAGTACGCCAGAAACGCCACCGTTGGCGACGCGGTGCTGATCCAAGACTCCTCGTGGAGGGGGTATGAGGAGATCCCTCAGTGGGTCGTCGATGGCTATGACACCTTGTTCGCCGAAATTGACGAACAACTGCGCAGTGCTGGGATCGAGCGTCTCGACCTTATCGTCGTCCCCTCCGGGGTCGGATCGTTCGCTCAAGCAGCTCTCAGGCACTACCGCTCCACAGAACACACGCCATCAGTGCTCTCCGTTGAACCCGACACAGCGTCCTCCGTAACGACCTCGCTGCGTGCCGGTCGAATCACGCCCGTCTCTACCGCCGACACCGTGATGACAGGCCTGAACTGCGGCACCGTCTCAGAACTTGCGTGGCCGATCCTGCTGGCGGGGCTCGACGCATCCGTTACTGTTACCGATTCGGAGGCACTCGCAGCGGTACACGATCTCGCGAGCCACGGTGTCGACTCTGGGCCGTGCGGAGCCTCAACTCTGGCGGGTGCCCGAGCAGTGCTCATCGACCCCGATCGCCGGGCAGAACTCGGCATCACCGACGATGCGGTCGTCGTGTTGCTGAGTACCGAGGGCAGGGCTGCAAACCCGAAAGCTCCCTAA
- a CDS encoding class I SAM-dependent methyltransferase — MGNDENRADREFWEDRYAAKSLSWSGNPNPVLVTEATGLTPGRALDIGCGEGADALWLAQQGWQVTGVDIATNALDKARAHAECVDPAAAARIDWQQHDVTMWAPEPRSFDLVSVQFMHLSKPIIATLFRSLAAAVAPRGTLLIVGHDASDTDEGSHNRAHLAELMYSADDVLDVIKDEMLRIEIAEPRSRHVTSAEGVEIVHDVVVKVSRTAA, encoded by the coding sequence ATGGGCAACGATGAGAATCGCGCCGACCGAGAGTTTTGGGAAGATCGTTACGCGGCCAAGAGTCTCTCGTGGAGCGGCAACCCGAATCCCGTGCTTGTCACTGAGGCCACCGGGCTGACGCCGGGTCGCGCCCTCGACATTGGGTGTGGCGAAGGGGCGGATGCCTTGTGGCTTGCACAACAGGGATGGCAGGTCACTGGTGTCGATATCGCTACGAACGCTCTCGACAAAGCGCGCGCTCATGCAGAATGCGTCGATCCGGCCGCGGCGGCCCGAATCGACTGGCAGCAGCACGACGTGACCATGTGGGCCCCAGAGCCTCGGTCTTTCGACCTAGTTTCGGTGCAGTTTATGCATCTCTCTAAACCGATCATCGCTACCCTGTTTCGGTCTCTTGCGGCCGCTGTCGCACCCCGGGGGACTCTGCTCATCGTCGGCCATGACGCCTCCGATACCGATGAAGGTTCCCACAACCGGGCGCACCTGGCTGAGTTGATGTACAGCGCAGATGATGTGCTCGATGTGATCAAGGACGAGATGCTGCGGATTGAGATCGCCGAGCCACGCTCGCGACACGTGACGAGCGCAGAGGGCGTTGAGATTGTTCACGATGTCGTGGTGAAGGTGAGCCGTACCGCGGCATAG